Within the Micromonospora citrea genome, the region GATCAGCCGTACCCGGATGGTGGCGCCGGGCGAGGCGGTGGTGGGCGACTTCGCGATGGCGGCGCGCCTGCTGGACGCCGGGCGCTCGGCCATCCGCGTCGGGACCCCGCCGCCGGGCACCTTCGCGACCGACGGCCCGGCCGTCTGCGCCGAGATCCACGAGGGGCTGGCCGTGCACCTGCCGACCCACTTCTTCCACGTCGTACCGGCCTAGGAGCGTCGCCGCATGACCACCACCGGCGGGAAACTCGCGTTCTACCGGCCCGTCGTGCCGCTCTTCGCCGCCATCTTCCTGTGCCTGCTCGGCGTCGGCGCGTCCCTGGCCGTGCTGCCCTTCTACGTCCTCGACGAACTCGACGGCAGCCGGGTCGAGGTGGGCGTGGTGATCGCCGCGATCGCGGTCTCCGCCGTGATCGCCCGGCCCGTCGCGGGCCGGTTCGGCGACCGGCACGGGTACCGGACGGTGATGCTGGCCGGCGCGGCGGTCTGCGCGGCGGCCGGCGCGGCCTACCTCATGGCCGGCAACGTGGGCGTGCTGGTCGGCGTGCGGGTGCTGCACGGCGTGGGCGAGGCGGCCGTCTACACCGCCGGCGCGGCCTGGCTGGTGGCGCTGGCGCCGGCCGACCGGCGCGGCCGGGTCGTCGGCCTGTACGGCATCCACATGTGGCTGGGCATCACGCTCGGCGCCCTGCTCGGCGCGGTGCTGCTGCGCACCTCGGGCGGCTATCCGACGGTGTGGCTGTTCGCGATCGCAACGGCGGCGGCCGGGGCCGCGCTCGTCGCCGCCCGCCCGCGCCCCGAGCAGCCGGCCCCGAAGGGCCGGGCCGGCATCCTGCCGGGCAGCGCGGTGGCCCCGGGAGTCGCGCTCTCCCTGGCCGGCTTCGGCTACGCCGCGCTGGCCGCGTTCGTCGCCCTGCACCTGGCCGACCGGGGGATCGAGAACGGCATCGCCGCGTTCAACGCGTTCGGCTTCACCTACGTCGGGGTGCGGCTGTTCGTGGGCGGGCTGCCCGACCGGCTCGGCGCCGGCCGGGTGGCGGTCGGGTCGGCCCTGGTGGAGGCGGTGGGGCTGCTCCTGGTCGCGGTCGCGCCGAACCTGGTCGTCGCGGTCGTCGGCGGGCTGGTGATCGGCGCCGGGCTCTCGCTGCTCTTCCCGGCGC harbors:
- a CDS encoding MFS transporter, encoding MTTTGGKLAFYRPVVPLFAAIFLCLLGVGASLAVLPFYVLDELDGSRVEVGVVIAAIAVSAVIARPVAGRFGDRHGYRTVMLAGAAVCAAAGAAYLMAGNVGVLVGVRVLHGVGEAAVYTAGAAWLVALAPADRRGRVVGLYGIHMWLGITLGALLGAVLLRTSGGYPTVWLFAIATAAAGAALVAARPRPEQPAPKGRAGILPGSAVAPGVALSLAGFGYAALAAFVALHLADRGIENGIAAFNAFGFTYVGVRLFVGGLPDRLGAGRVAVGSALVEAVGLLLVAVAPNLVVAVVGGLVIGAGLSLLFPALALLVINRTDPAHQGAALGAFTSFWDIGLVAGAPLAGLVASVAGYPAVFQVMLVAALMSAALSAWTMLPRRTLTPHP